Sequence from the Bacillus mesophilus genome:
GAGAAATATCTAAATGTAAGACAGTACCAATTCGGGAGAATCTATTCATGGCTGGATCCTTATACGTACAGTAGCGGAGACGGCTATCATCTGTTAAATTCCTTAAAAGCCATTGGCTCTGGTATGCTGACAGGAAAAGGAATCGGTGAAAACGAAGTCTATATTCCTGAGAATCATACAGACTTTGTATTTGCAGTTGTTGCTGAGCAATATGGTTTTATCGGTGCAACAGTTGTAATCTGTTTATTATTTCTGCTTTTATACCATATAACAAAGGTAGGCTTGCTATCTAATTCAGATTTTGCCTCCTATATTTGTGTGGGTGTCATATGCATGATTGGATTCCACGTTGTCCAAAATATCGGAATGACCATTGGTCTTTTACCGATCACAGGAATACCACTACCCTTTATTAGCTACGGAGGTAGCTCATTGATCGGTAATATGTTTGCAATAGGTCTCATTTTTAGCATTAGGTTTTATTACAGAACCTATATGTTTTCAGAAGAGTAATAGCCAGATACCGGATTATCGGTATCTGGCTTTTTTAGAAATCCAATAAGTCATAATTATCCCTAACTAACTGCTTTTTATTTTTGTGAACCCATTTGACTTTTTGCTCTCTTGATCAGCTCTGAGACCATTTTCCCACCGATGGGTCCCCCTACTTTCCCTGCTTGTCTAGAAGTTAACTCACCGTTGTCTCCCTTTTTAAGAGGTATCCCTTGTTCCTTAGCAACTTCCATTTTAACTGAATCTGGATCATTATTCTTTATCTTATAGTCTTCCTTGCTCATGACATTGACTTTTAACTGATCCAATCCCTCTTGTGCTCCGGGAACAAGTGGCTTTCTTCTTTTACTCATTACATAAACGCCTCCTTTTGAAAAAATAATATCGAAAATCACAAAAATAAAGTATCTCTGTATTGACTATTATTTTTTAGGTTTGGTAATATTATGTATTATAGTAACGATGACGGATTAATAGTAACTATTCCACTCTTGTATAGCGATTCGGGGACAGTGTAAGCCTGAACATGATGAATAGTGAAACGGCAGTCCCGAGTGAAAAGTGTAAAAGAGGGTTTGTAAAACAAACCAACTAGGGTGGAACCGCGGGAGATACGCTCTCGTCCCTAGGCTGAACATTGGCCTAGTGGACGTGAGCTTTTTTATTTATTTAAGAAAAGGCTGTGTTAATGAACAGTGTTTGATTTTTTGCACTGTTGATTGAAGTGAAAGGACGCGAGAGTATAGGAACCTCTACTATAGGCTGCCACGTCCTGTGGCAAACGTAGAGGTCAGCACATCCTGTGCAAGCGCGGGAAAGCGGGTCACGGGAGACCCCACAGGCGCGATTTTTCGCCGAGGAGGCTCCCGGACTCGCCCGCGGAAAGCGAGTGTCCTATAACGGAAATCAACACCAATGTTTAATAGAGCCTAAGAAAAAAGGAGAGATATGATGAGTAAAACAATGGAGCAAGTTGTAGCACATGCTAAGCATAGAGGGTTTGTATTTCCAGGATCTGAAATATACGGAGGTCTTGCAAACACTTGGGATTATGGCCCATTAGGTATAGAACTGAAAAACAATGTTAAGAAAGCTTGGTGGCGTAAGTTCATTCAAGAATCACCATATAATGTGGGATTAGATGCTGCTATCTTAATGAACCCAAAAACGTGGGAAGCTTCAGGCCATATTGGAAATTTCAATGATCCAATGATTGATTGTAAGAAATGTAAAGCAAGACATCGTGCGGATAAATTGATTGAAAATGCAATTGAGGCAAAAGGTCAGGAACTAATTGTTGATGGTCTCCCTTTCGAAAAAATGGAAGAACTAATTCAGGAACATAACATTGTTTGCCCTGATTGTGGCAGTAATGAGTTTACTGGGATTCGTCAATTCAATTTAATGTTTAAAACGTTTCAAGGCGTAACCGAATCTAGTACTAATGAAATCTTCTTACGACCTGAGACAGCTCAAGGAATTTTTGTTAACTTTAAAAATGTACAACGATCCATGAGAAAGAAACTTCCATTTGGGATTGGACAAATCGGAAAAAGCTTTAGAAATGAGATTACACCAGGTAACTTCACGTTCCGTACAAGAGAATTCGAACAGATGGAGCTAGAATTCTTCTGCAAGCCAGGTGAAGAATTAGAGTGGTTTACCTACTGGAAAAACACATGTGAACAGTGGTTACTTTCATTAGGTGTATCTGAACAAAATATCCGTTTAAGAGACCACTCAGATGACGAACTCTCACATTATAGTAATGCCACTACTGATATAGAATACAAATTCCCATTTGGTTGGGGAGAGCTTTGGGGTGTAGCTTCTCGTACAGACTATGATCTTAAGCAACATGCTGAGTTCTCAGGTGAAGACTTCAATTATATTGATCAAGAAACAAATGAGCGCTATGTGCCATTCTGTATCGAGCCATCACTAGGAGCAGACCGTGTAACACTGGCGTTTATGATTGATGCGTACGAAGAAGAACAGCTTGAAGATGGAACATCAAGAACGGTGATGAGACTTCATCCAGCTCTTGCACCATATAAGGCTGCTATTTTACCACTTTCTAAAAAGCTATCGGATAACGCAAGAAATGTCTTTGCTGATTTAGCTAAACACTTTATGGTCGACTATGATGAGTCGGGATCAATTGGTAAACGCTATCGTCGACAAGATGAAGTGGGTACACCGTTTTGTATCACTTACGACTTTGATTCAGAAGAGGATCAATCAGTTACAGTTAGAGACCGCGATACAATGGAGCAACAACGAATCTCCATTCATGAATTAAAAGCTTATATTGAAGAAAAAATTCAATTTTAATGGATAGGGGCTCGCCCCTATCTTTTTCAAGAATCCTGTTTAGAGGTGAGAATTAATATGGAACACCTAATAAGTTCTAAAGTGAAAAGTATTCAGCTTTCTGGAATTAGAAGATTTTTCAATATGGTCTCCGAGTATGATAATGTCATTTCATTAACGATAGGCCAACCAGACTTCCCTACTCCAGAGCATGTTAAACAAGCTGGAATTGAAGCTATTCAAAATAATTTCACAACCTATACTCATAATGCTGGCTTTCCTGAATTAAGAGATGCGGTATCTCATTTTGTAAAAACAAAATATGACCAACACTATGATCCAGCAAATGAAATCATCGTAACCATTGGAGCTAGTCAGGCAATTGATTGTGCCTTCAGAACCATTTTAGATCCTGGTAGTGAGGTGCTTTTACCTGGTCCTGTATATCCAGGATATGAGCCAATTATTCAGCTTTGTGGAGCTAAACCTATACATATCGACACCCGTTCCAACAATTTTAAATTAACAGCTGAATTAATCAAACCTTATCTTACCGATCAAACTAGGTGTATCGTACTACCATACCCATCAAATCCAACAGGTGTTACTTTATCAAAGCAAGAGCTAGAAGAAATTGCTAGTCTAGTGAAAGAGAGAGACTTATTTATTCTTTCTGATGAGATTTATAGTGAGCTTGTTTATGAATATACACATCAGTCAATAGCCACTTTTCCTGGGATGAGGGAAAAAACAATTGTCATTAATGGCTTGTCCAAATCGCATTCAATGACAGGCTGGCGAGTAGGCTTTCTGCTAGCACCTGCAAATATTACTCAGCATTTATTAAAAGTACATCAGTATAATGTTTCATGTGCTAGCGCAATATCGCAAAAGGCTGCTTACGAAGCTTTAACAGTAGGAATTGATGATGCGGTTGAAATGCGCAAACTCTACCAGGACAGATTAGAATATGTTCATGAACGGTTACTTAACATGGGAATTGAATCTACTAAACCAACAGGTGCCTTCTACTTTTTCCCATCAATAGCTAAGTATGGTTTATCGTCCTTTGACTTTGCTTTCAAAATGGTAAAAGAGGCCCGTGTCGCAGTAGTACCTGGTGATGCGTTCTCTGAGTATGGAGAAGGGTATGTGAGAATTTCATATGCATATTCAATGGATGTCTTAAAAGAAGCTCTAGATCGTATGGAGTCTTTTCTCTCTTCATTAAAATCGTAGTATGACATAGATGTTCAAAACGTAAACTTGGAAATAAACTGAGTGAGGGGTACCTTACTCAGTTTTTTGCTTTAAAATAACGTACTTTCTTGACTGGACTTGTATTGTGGAGAGGTATTTCTCTATTTATTCTAGAGAATTCTAGTAAAATTATTGGGAAATTCAGCTACCTAAAGCCTAATTGCATAAAAGCTAGGACTAATTGCACAAAAGTCTTGTAAAATTCCACAAAAGTTTAAC
This genomic interval carries:
- a CDS encoding alpha/beta-type small acid-soluble spore protein, whose protein sequence is MSKRRKPLVPGAQEGLDQLKVNVMSKEDYKIKNNDPDSVKMEVAKEQGIPLKKGDNGELTSRQAGKVGGPIGGKMVSELIKRAKSQMGSQK
- a CDS encoding aminotransferase A, with product MEHLISSKVKSIQLSGIRRFFNMVSEYDNVISLTIGQPDFPTPEHVKQAGIEAIQNNFTTYTHNAGFPELRDAVSHFVKTKYDQHYDPANEIIVTIGASQAIDCAFRTILDPGSEVLLPGPVYPGYEPIIQLCGAKPIHIDTRSNNFKLTAELIKPYLTDQTRCIVLPYPSNPTGVTLSKQELEEIASLVKERDLFILSDEIYSELVYEYTHQSIATFPGMREKTIVINGLSKSHSMTGWRVGFLLAPANITQHLLKVHQYNVSCASAISQKAAYEALTVGIDDAVEMRKLYQDRLEYVHERLLNMGIESTKPTGAFYFFPSIAKYGLSSFDFAFKMVKEARVAVVPGDAFSEYGEGYVRISYAYSMDVLKEALDRMESFLSSLKS
- a CDS encoding glycine--tRNA ligase, with protein sequence MSKTMEQVVAHAKHRGFVFPGSEIYGGLANTWDYGPLGIELKNNVKKAWWRKFIQESPYNVGLDAAILMNPKTWEASGHIGNFNDPMIDCKKCKARHRADKLIENAIEAKGQELIVDGLPFEKMEELIQEHNIVCPDCGSNEFTGIRQFNLMFKTFQGVTESSTNEIFLRPETAQGIFVNFKNVQRSMRKKLPFGIGQIGKSFRNEITPGNFTFRTREFEQMELEFFCKPGEELEWFTYWKNTCEQWLLSLGVSEQNIRLRDHSDDELSHYSNATTDIEYKFPFGWGELWGVASRTDYDLKQHAEFSGEDFNYIDQETNERYVPFCIEPSLGADRVTLAFMIDAYEEEQLEDGTSRTVMRLHPALAPYKAAILPLSKKLSDNARNVFADLAKHFMVDYDESGSIGKRYRRQDEVGTPFCITYDFDSEEDQSVTVRDRDTMEQQRISIHELKAYIEEKIQF